The Mycolicibacterium mucogenicum DSM 44124 genomic sequence TGCTGCGGACTGCCGACCGGAATGCTCGCGCGGACGTTGGCCACAATCTCGTCGAGATTGCCGGCCTCGTCGAACGCCGACGGCGACGACACCGTTGTCAGGAACCGCGCCAGGATGTCGCGGTCGTGCGCGGCCAGATAGCGCCAGACATCGACAACCAACCGCAACTGCGGATCGGCGTGCGCGAAGCCCACCGTCAGGACCAAGGCGCTGACGGCCTCGGGATGACGCAGTGCCGCGGTGATTGCTACCGCCGAACCCAGCGATAGCCCGAGGATGGGGAACCGGTCGAAGCCGGCCGCGCGCCCGGCGTCAACGATCGCGTCAGCCAGATCGTCAATGCGGTAGGAATCCGCCGTCAAGGGACTGCCTCCCGAACCCGGATAGTCCACGCCGATCACCGTTCGCTCGCCGGCCATCTCTTCCATGAGTTGGCCGAAATTCAGCGCGACGCCGCCCCCTGCTCCGTGCGCGAGAAGCAGGGCAGGGCCGGAGCCGACGTGGGTGACCGTCAGCGTGGAAAGCAGGGAATCGTTGGGCATGCGGCGAAGTTAAACCCTGACATCAGCGTCAAGGTCAACCCAGGAGGAGCTCGCGTGCGGATCGGTGAAGTAGCGGCGGCAACCGGCAGTTCGGTCAGGTCGCTGCGCTACTACGAGGCTCAGGGTCTGATCGCACCGCAGCGCCGGTCCAACGGCTACCGCGACTACCACGCCGACACCGTGGAAGATGTGCGCCGGATCCGGATGTTGATCGACACCGGTTTCGGCGTACGCACCATTCGCCAATTGCTGCCCTGCATCGACGGCAGCGCGGTCGACATGTGCCCGGCCATCGCCGCCGCCATCAGACAGACACTGGCCGAGATGGACACCCGCATCGGCGACCTGAACCTCCGCCGCGCACGCATCGTCCAACTGCTGGACGGCCAGTAAGCCGCCGCCGAGCCGACTCGTTCGCGTGTGAAAGCGTCAGGGTGCTGCATTCGGCTTCCCCTCATCCCCTGCCCGCACTGGCGCGCAGCTTCGATCTCAAGCCGGGCTGCGCCAGTCAACGAAGCGCAGGAGTTCCGGTGCTTCGCGTCAGCGATCGGAAGCCCATCCTGGCGGCTCTCCGGTTGGCGCCGTCGCGCACCACGACGAGACCTGTGTCTCGGATCAATCGCAGCATTGTGTCGGTTATGGAACGGCGTAGTTGGTCGGGCAGTCCGAGCCGGTGCGATTCCAGCACGCTCCGCCGCGACCGAGGCACGTCCGAGTGCGATGACGAAGCTCCCCCGTGTGACCGCGACGATTTCGGCGTGGGTGCCGAGGGCGCGGCCGCTGCCAGTGTCGCGGGCCCAGCTGACTCCCGACGGCTTGGCCGATGTTTCACGTGGAACCGCCGCGTCAGCTCCGCGGCGGAGTGAACCGTTCGACGGCGTCTGCGATCGCCGCCGCCATCGCCGGGCTGCCCGTGTGGCCGGAGTCCTCGATGATCCAGAGCTCGGCGTCCGGCCATGCCTGAGCGAGTTCCCAAGCCGTCCGGACGGGCGCGGAGAGGTCGAGCCGGCCGTGGATCAGCACGCCGGGAATGCCGTCCAATCGATGCGCATCCCGCAGCAGTTGGCCGTCCTCCAGCCACGCCGCGTGCGCGAAGTAGTGCGTGCAGATCCGAACGAAGGCCAGCCGGCCGGCGTCGATCTTCGCCGAGTACTGCCCCGGCTTCCCCAATGCCTCGTGGGCGATCGCGGCGTCTTCCCACGCACACCAGCCCCGCGCCGCCTGCTCTCGCACGGCGGCGTCCGGGTGCTCCATCAGCCGGCGGTAGGCCTCGACGAGATTCCCGTCCCGGTCCTCCTCCGGTACGCCGTCGCGGAAGCGCTGCCACTCCGCGGGGCGGACGAGCCGCAGCCCGTGGTACAGCCAGTCGACCTCCTGCGGCCGCGTCATCGTCACGCCGATCAGCACGATGCCGAGCACCCGATCCGGATGCCGTTGGGCGTACGCGAGGATCAACGTGGACGCCCAGGAGCCGCCGTACAGCAGCCAGCGATCGATCCCGAGATGATGGCGCAGCGCCTCCATATCGGCGAGCAGATGCTCAGTCTTATTGCACGACATGTCGGTCGACGGGTCCGCGGCGCTCGGCACACTGTCACCGCATCCACGTTGATCGAACGCCACGATGCGGAAGCGCTCCGGGTTGAACTGCTTGTGGGCGTTGCGGGACCTGCCGGCGCCCGGGCCGCCGTGGACGATCAGAACCGGCTCGCCGACGGGATTGCCGCGGGTCTCCCAGTACATCCGGTTGCCGTCGCCGACATCGAGCAGTCCGCAGTCGTCGGGCTTCGACGGAGCGTCAGCCACGTGTGTTCACCGTGGAGGCCCGCTCCCCTATCGACCGGTGAGCGGCGTCCACAGCGCGGGGCTGGCGACCGCCCCGACGGGCTGCTGCAACGCACTGCTCTCCAGCAGTCGCTCCAGCGCCGCTTCGACATCAGCTTTCCAGCCGAGCCCCTGCTCAAGTTCCAGCCGCAGTCGCGGGAAGTAGGGATGCGGCGCGACGATCTCGAAGCCGTTGTCCTGAAGGAAGTCGGCCTCGATCACGCACTGATCGACCGCGCACTCGCCGAATGCTTCGACCGTCGCTGCCAACTCCTCCGGACAGGCCTGCGTGCCACTCAGCTGGGCCACTTCGCTGGTGCGCCCGAATGCCTCCAGCGCGCGCACACCACGACGAACCAGATCGGCAACGACGGCGGCGATCAAGTGACGCGACAGCCCATCACCGTCGTCAGGACAGTCGACACCGATCGACGTGAGCAGAACCGCGTCGGGGCTGACCGGTCCGGTGGGAAAGCGCCCCGCCCGGGGCACGGCACGCGGCGGTGCATAGAACGCGTAGCCCAGACAGGGCGCGTCGTCGTTGGGGTCCTCGGCGCGGTCCGGGTCGCAGGCGACCGCCAACTGTCCGCACGATCCCCACTCGAGCATGACCATCGAAAGCCATGCTTCCTTCTCGAACTCGGGGTCGCTGAGGTGGTCGCTGTCGCCGAGTGCCGACGGATCGACTTCCCAGAAGACACAGCGCCGCGCATGCTTCGGCAGCCG encodes the following:
- the pip gene encoding prolyl aminopeptidase: MADAPSKPDDCGLLDVGDGNRMYWETRGNPVGEPVLIVHGGPGAGRSRNAHKQFNPERFRIVAFDQRGCGDSVPSAADPSTDMSCNKTEHLLADMEALRHHLGIDRWLLYGGSWASTLILAYAQRHPDRVLGIVLIGVTMTRPQEVDWLYHGLRLVRPAEWQRFRDGVPEEDRDGNLVEAYRRLMEHPDAAVREQAARGWCAWEDAAIAHEALGKPGQYSAKIDAGRLAFVRICTHYFAHAAWLEDGQLLRDAHRLDGIPGVLIHGRLDLSAPVRTAWELAQAWPDAELWIIEDSGHTGSPAMAAAIADAVERFTPPRS
- a CDS encoding MerR family transcriptional regulator, giving the protein MRIGEVAAATGSSVRSLRYYEAQGLIAPQRRSNGYRDYHADTVEDVRRIRMLIDTGFGVRTIRQLLPCIDGSAVDMCPAIAAAIRQTLAEMDTRIGDLNLRRARIVQLLDGQ
- a CDS encoding alpha/beta fold hydrolase, translating into MPNDSLLSTLTVTHVGSGPALLLAHGAGGGVALNFGQLMEEMAGERTVIGVDYPGSGGSPLTADSYRIDDLADAIVDAGRAAGFDRFPILGLSLGSAVAITAALRHPEAVSALVLTVGFAHADPQLRLVVDVWRYLAAHDRDILARFLTTVSSPSAFDEAGNLDEIVANVRASIPVGSPQQAALAAEVDLRDRLAEVAIPTLVVAAGVDRIVQPSSTRALAAGIPGSVLMEYPDAGHIFTPDEGRTWISDIRKFLLAHKL